From the Pangasianodon hypophthalmus isolate fPanHyp1 chromosome 17, fPanHyp1.pri, whole genome shotgun sequence genome, one window contains:
- the tctn1 gene encoding tectonic-1: MITQNSCYRAHFLETSVTTRRLLSMAALLWLFILTYFGNTICVNNASSSQVNVTHIVSKDTSVFDKAFNLTGRQENATVGSSGEQSASAAVTDGGVRPETTPFTTPELTTTETSALTSTDLTAETPLFTTQGSKTSILAPASPNTEGGGISSLPLPLSGSLPQPVTEVSAVCPCNLQRERCDINCCCDPDCTQELALFTQCSVQKVVGDAKLCSQDAALYTLTVTPEGLSKVMTSVQRESNPDVFCVQSANYEQGMSFINPTIPTESNFDSLFDRFVGFFFRASSGDGRALQTAAQGNSPGYVYGDLIQTMDEAQQRGFFRLPASAGAVNCLDTNPAAFLKDQTSRCVRSFSLAQDCTMLDALNLKAYISFRVFSGKDSGADLVSVTVETITLQSLEGTHTLVQTDAAASDYTPVFHGQICNQVVLQVKYTVRFDDAGQIARVTASFVLGAVDENTLPIQQEFQITFVQETRSDATLRSSGNPGYVVGLPLVAGWKTAAGVIRSSDPDGSLTVLKSSAEQDCLFGPTRRSPVLFGTDVVSGCTFRLEDSANCSLLSEVILGRLKGQTFPDYVSSFGNSLPQNPMDWVPIENQTTPTDTQGCSIPVSYHLEVRWTKYGTLVNPQAQIVKVMETIQTNTSTLPSPSTGGGVVSVMSSVSFIDVSLSASPGFRAPPTINAKLPSDFFFPFV, encoded by the exons ATGATTACCCAGAATTCCTGCTACCGCGCTCACTTCCTGGAGACGAGCGTCACCACGCGCCGGTTACTAAGCATGGCGGCGCTGCTGTGGCTGTTTATATTAACGTATTTTGGAAATACTATTTGCGTTAATAATGCGAGCTCGAGCCAAGTGAACGTCACGCACATCGTGTCGAAGGACACGTCTGTCTTTGATAAAGCTTTTAATTTGACCGGAAGGCAAGAAAACGCTACTGTGGGGAGCTCAGGAGAGCAAAGCGCCAGCGCCGCAGTGACTGATGGAGGAGTCCGGCCAGAAACAACCCCCTTTACCACGCCTGAATTAACAACAACGGAGACATCCGCTCTCACATCAACTGATTTAACAGCGGAAACACCCTTATTTACAACACAAGGCTCAAAAACAAGCATATTAGCTCCAGCAAGCCCTAATACAGAGGGTGGGGGCATTTCCTCACTGCCTTTACCCCTCTCAGGGTCACTGCCTCAGCCTGTCACTGAAG TGTCTGCTGTGTGTCCGTGTAACCTACAGAGAGAGCGATGTGATATAAACTGCTGCTGTGATCCGGACTGCACTCAGGAGTTGGCCCTCTTCACACAGTGCTCAGTGCAGAAAGTTGT CGGGGACGCTAAGCTGTGCAGCCAGGATGCAGCCctgtacacactcactgtaactCCAGAAGGTTTGTCCAAAGTGATGACGTCTGTCCAGAGAGAGAGCAACCCTGACGTCTTCTGCGTACAGTCAGCTAACT ATGAACAGGGCATGTCCTTCATCAACCCGACGATTCCCACCGAGAGCAATTTCGACAGCCTCTTTGATCGCTTTGTGGGATTCTTCTTCAGAGCCTCTAGTGGAGACGGCCGTGCGCTACAGACTGCTGCACAGGGAAACTCTCCAGGATACGTG TATGGGGATCTCATCCAGACGATGGATGAAGCCCAACAGCGAGGTTTCTTCAGGCTTCCAGCATCTGCTGGTGCAGTGAACTGCTTAGACACGAACCCTGCAG CCTTTCTGAAGGATCAGACAAGCAGATGTGTGAGGAGCTTCTCTTTGGCACAAGACTGCACCATGTTGGATGCGCTGAACCTTAAAGCGTACATCAGTTTCCGTGTTTTTTCA ggGAAGGACAGTGGTGCTGAT ctggTGTCTGTAACAGTGGAGACCATTACACTGCAGTCTCTAgagggtacacacacactggtgcaGACGGATGCTGCTGCTTCTGACTACACACCCGTGTTTCATGGTCAGATATGCAACCAGGTGGTGCTGCAG GTTAAATACACAGTGAGGTTTGATGACGCCGGGCAGATTGCGAGAGTGACGGCATCTTTCGTTCTGGGTGCTGTTGATGAAAACACACTGCCGATCCAGCAGGAGTTTCAGATAACctttgttcag GAGACCAGAAGTGATGCTACGCTTCGCTCCAGTGGAAATCCTGGTTATGTGGTTGGGCTGCCCCTTGTGGCCGGATGGAAAACTGCAGC GGGAGTTATTCGAAGCTCGGATCCAGACGGGTCTCTCACTGTCTTAAAGAGTTCTGCAGAGCAGGACTGTCTGTTCGGCCCGACCCGGCGCTCACCCGTACTGTTCGGGACAGATGTGGTGTCAGGCTGCACCTTTAG GCTTGAGGACAGTGCAAACTGTTCGTTACTCTCTGAAGTCATTTTGGGGAGACTGAAAGGTCAGACATTTCCAGATTACGTGTCATCTTTTGGAAATTCTCTTCCTCAAAACCCCATGGACTGGGTTCCTATAGAGAATCAAACCACACCAACG GACACGCAGGGATGCAGCATTCCAGTGTCCTATCATCTCGAAGTAAGATGGACCAAGTATGGTACCTTGGTGAATCCCCAAGCCCAGATAGTGAAGGTGATGGAAACAATCCAGACCAACACCAGCACCTTG CCATCTCCCTCGACCGGTGGTGGTGTCGTCTCCGTCATGAGCTCTGTGAGCTTCATTGACGTGTCGCTGTCAGCCAGCCCAGGATTCAGAGCTCCTCCCACGATCAATGCCAAACTGCCCTCCGACTTCTTCTTCCCATTCGTATGA